Proteins encoded by one window of uncultured Celeribacter sp.:
- the zwf gene encoding glucose-6-phosphate dehydrogenase translates to MVSRVIPVDDFDLVIFGGTGDLARRKILPGLYRRFCAGQMPETARIIGAARSEHSPDEFRQMVREAILEFSSKNTCDEGQIGTFLKRLDYVQVDARGDGGWDDLKGMMRKDVIKAYYFSVAPSLFGDIAERLMSYGIADEAARIVVEKPFGRDLKTAKALNRSLAQHFDETQIYRIDHYLGKETVQNLMAVRFGNILFEPLWNSQYVDHIQITVAETVGVGGRGEYYDRSGAMRDMVQNHLMQLLCLIAMEPPSRFDPDAVRDEKLKVIRALEPIDHHHIVRGQYDATDDEPSFREDAGDPRSRTESFIALRCMISNWRWAGTPFFLRTGKKLKARTSEIAVMFKDAPHSIFGEEAGRHANVLSIRLQPNEGMTLKVTIKEPGPGGMRLIDVPLDMSFAEALGEDAEEITDAYERLIMDVIRGNQTLFMRGDEVEAAWAWTDPLIEGWEARGEVPKPYDAYSSGPEEAAIMLHREGRRWREIKE, encoded by the coding sequence ATGGTCTCACGCGTCATTCCGGTCGATGATTTCGATCTGGTGATTTTCGGCGGCACGGGGGATCTGGCCCGACGCAAGATCCTTCCGGGGCTCTATCGTCGCTTTTGCGCAGGTCAGATGCCGGAGACGGCGCGGATCATCGGCGCGGCACGCTCCGAACACAGTCCGGATGAGTTTCGCCAGATGGTGCGCGAGGCGATCCTTGAGTTTTCCTCGAAAAACACTTGTGACGAGGGACAGATCGGCACGTTTCTGAAGCGTCTCGACTATGTGCAGGTCGACGCGCGCGGCGACGGTGGCTGGGACGACCTCAAGGGCATGATGCGCAAGGACGTGATCAAAGCCTATTATTTCTCCGTCGCACCCTCGCTGTTCGGTGACATCGCGGAACGATTGATGAGCTATGGCATTGCCGATGAGGCGGCGCGGATCGTGGTCGAGAAACCCTTTGGTCGCGATCTCAAAACCGCCAAGGCGCTCAATCGTTCTCTGGCGCAACACTTTGACGAGACACAGATTTATCGCATCGACCACTATCTTGGTAAAGAGACGGTGCAGAATCTTATGGCGGTGCGGTTCGGCAATATTCTGTTCGAGCCGCTGTGGAATTCGCAATATGTCGATCACATCCAGATCACCGTGGCAGAGACCGTCGGCGTCGGCGGACGGGGCGAATATTACGACCGCTCGGGCGCGATGCGCGACATGGTGCAAAACCACCTGATGCAGCTTTTGTGTCTGATCGCGATGGAGCCGCCCTCGCGGTTCGACCCGGATGCGGTGCGCGACGAAAAGCTGAAAGTGATCCGTGCCTTGGAGCCGATTGATCACCACCACATCGTGCGCGGCCAATATGACGCTACCGACGATGAGCCGTCGTTTCGTGAGGACGCGGGCGACCCGCGCTCGCGCACAGAAAGCTTCATCGCGCTTCGCTGCATGATTTCCAACTGGCGATGGGCCGGCACGCCGTTCTTCTTGCGCACTGGCAAGAAGCTCAAGGCGCGCACCTCCGAGATTGCGGTGATGTTCAAGGACGCGCCGCATTCGATCTTTGGCGAGGAGGCGGGGCGGCACGCCAACGTGCTCTCGATCCGGTTGCAGCCGAACGAAGGCATGACGCTGAAGGTCACCATCAAGGAACCGGGGCCGGGCGGGATGCGTCTCATCGACGTGCCTTTGGACATGTCTTTTGCCGAGGCTCTGGGCGAAGATGCCGAAGAGATTACAGATGCTTACGAGCGGTTGATCATGGACGTGATCCGTGGCAACCAGACGCTTTTCATGCGCGGCGACGAGGTCGAAGCGGCCTGGGCCTGGACCGATCCGCTGATCGAGGGCTGGGAAGCGCGCGGCGAGGTGCCGAAGCCTTACGATGCCTATTCCTCAGGCCCCGAAGAGGCGGCGATCATGTTGCACCGCGAAGGGCGCCGCTGGCGGGAGATCAAGGAATGA